GCCTACCACGACGTTCTCGCAAAAATCGGCGCGACCCAAGTGAAAGACTTGGCGGAGCTGTGTTCAAAGCTGGACGAGCTGCGCAAACCCGCAAAGAAACTGAAACGATGAAGCCCGTCTTCTCCCGAAACATCGACAACAAAGGCCGCCTCATCCGAGGCGCGGGCGCGCTGGCGTTGTTTGTCGGCGCTGCATTCGGATTCACCGTTTCCCCGTGGCTCGGAATCGCCTTGTTGGGGTCAGGTGCGTTCGTTGCCTTCGAAGCCCTGCGCGGCTGGTGCGCCCTCCGTGCCTGCGGCATCAAGACAAGGCTTTGACCCGGCTTGGAGTTCACGCAGGCGCACCGGCGTGCCTCCAATTCACTTCTCCGCCTCCGTCTGCAGGATCGCCTCGTTGCGGGGCAGGAA
Above is a genomic segment from Verrucomicrobiota bacterium containing:
- a CDS encoding DUF2892 domain-containing protein translates to MKPVFSRNIDNKGRLIRGAGALALFVGAAFGFTVSPWLGIALLGSGAFVAFEALRGWCALRACGIKTRL